Genomic segment of Dermacentor albipictus isolate Rhodes 1998 colony chromosome 5, USDA_Dalb.pri_finalv2, whole genome shotgun sequence:
ACAGAAAAACAAGTACTGCGGAGGCTCATCATTCGAAACGACCGCTGAGCGCactaagaaagcaagaaaattccAGCAAGGCCCACAATTAAAATTTgaaacaagcacacaaacaaTACACCCACAAGTTTCAACAGTCAACTTACAGGGAACATAAAACATGACAGAGACATAGCATGCTGCTCTAGCCTACATTGCTAACAGCTGAGTAGGCCAGAGTATGAAAGTGTTGAGCAAGTTTCACATTCACCTAGTTGTTTAAATAGAAACTAAGAAGAAACAACAAGTCAATTTTTCCGGTTGCCTGTGAAATAACAGTTTTGCACACAACAAAATATCACAAAGTACTGAATTAATGCACCAGTGTGAATTCAGCAGGAATATTTAGCTGCATCGCGAGAAGACAACTCTGAAGCTGCCAAGCATTGGCGCCCTGCTGAGCAATGATAGCAAAGAGGCCAAATCAACAATACGCATAATTCAATCTTACTAAGAGTACTCAGCTGAAAGAACTGTAAAATGTTCAGCAACATACTGCCAATAAATACATTTGAAACTAATGCCTGCTAATGTGTTCCTTAGACAGAAATTTAATCTGACGTAGTACTTTGGAAAATGCTGTGGTACGCAGCAAGCGGAAATGCCCGACACAGAGAAGGTTAACTCTTGTGAAATTGCTTTTGCTTACCTCAGCGTCTACTTTATTCTTCTCATCGTCAGTGACCAAGAGGCTGCAACGAACAGCGTCACAAATAGCGGTGAGGGACTTCGACATGGACTGGGAAAGGGGCTGTGGTTTTGGCTGTGCAGCTAACCGCGCCTTCTGGGCCATGGCAGCTTTCTTGCGACGATAATAAGCCTTTGCGGACTCTTCATCCTCTTTCTGCTTCTCACTTCGGCCAGTGGGCATCAGCTCAGCGCTATTCACAGGTACATAGGTGGCACCACTGGGACTTGGATCCACCAGGTCTTCTGGAAATGGCAAATGTATTCCAGTGCGCTGGTTTACCGCACTGACTGCTGTTGTGGTCACTGTCTTGGTCGTGGGAACAACCGTCGGCGGACTCTTTGTGACAGCCACAGGAACTGTTGGCTTCTGAACATCTTCCTCAGCTGGGGCTACTGGCATGCTCGCTTGGGTCGATACAATGCACGGAGTTGCCGAGGCTGTGCTTTGAACAGAGGCCAGGACAGTCTGAACAGCGGATGCTGTCTGCGGCGTCTGTGCAACAGAGGCGGCGATGCTCTGCGGCTGGAGAGCCGACACCGCAGCCTCGGTGGGTTTACATGCATTAGGCGTGGGCTTCTGCAGCAATCTCGCGAGAGGTACGGTCACTTGCCGAGTGACAACTTTTTGCGTGACAGGCATGGTGATCTGGCCGGCCACAGAACTGGGAGTGACGACAGCCATGGGCACGCCCATCTGCATGGTTGGCATGGTGAGGTGGGTGACGCCAGACAGGTTGGCGATGGGGAGTGTCTTGCAGACAGACTGTGCCAGCACACGGGTAGTACCAGTGACAGATACCGTGGCCTGAGGACTGGTGTAACCGATGGGCATCTGCTGCTGTGAGGACACAGGAGCCAGCAGCTTGGCCTTTGTGACCTTCACAGGAGGCATGTTGCAGGCCTTCCGGTACTCCATAGCGCCCGGCTTGCTGCGTATCGGCATCCAAGTTTTCTTGACCGCCGTCGCACTCGGTACTCCACCCGCTGTGGACACTGCTGACACACTGGTTGTTGCTGCTGAAACCACCACCGTGCTTGTGCCATCCATGACTGAAAGTGCCGCTGTGTTTGCATTCGACACTACTGCTGTGCCATTTGGCTGCAAGTGCTGCAGCTGGACTTGCTGGacctgttgctgttgctgctgctgctgttgttgttgttgttgttgttgttgttgttgttgttgttgttgctgctgctgctgctgctgctgctgctgctgctgctgctgctgctgctgctgcctcatTTGCTGCTGCAACTGCTGCACTTGCTGCTGAGCCTGTAGTGACTGCTGAATTTGTGCTTGCTGTTGCACTTGCTGCTGAACCTGTTGCTGAACCTGCTGTTGAACCTGTTGTGCCAAATTTGCTGCATCAGTGACAATCTTTGCTTGAGCAGGCTGGTTCTTGAGTATGATGACTGGCATACCTCCAGCCGACAGAGTGGAGCCCTGCTGAAGCAAGCTGTTGACGGGAATCATGATCTTGCCTGCTATGATGCGGCCTCCAACCAGTCCGCCCTGAAGAGGGAGAGTCAGGGCTGTGATGTTCGTAAGCCCCGCCTGTCCTCCAAGCTGGTCTGCCGATAGCACAGTGGCACCGCCAGCAGCGTTCATCTGTGCCATGGTGCCTGGCAGGGTGTTGAGCCGCACCAGCTGCTGTAACTGATGCATGGCTTGCATGTTCTGAGCACCCACCATTGTTGGTACAATCTTGGCTGAAACCATGTTGGGTGCTGCACTGCTCACTACGGTTCCGGACACTGACGTGGAGCCACTTGTTGAGGCTGCCAGTAGTCCAGGCAGAGCATTGATGGCAATCTTTTGGTTCCCAACATTCAACACCTTCTCCTGGCCGGAGAGCATGGCAGCATTCAAAATCTTCATTGGCAGCATGCAGACACCTGGCGAGTCAGTCTTCACACCTGCCTGACCtacctgctgctgaagtgctctTGAGTAGATAGGCAGCCTAAGGACTGTGGCTTGTCCTTGCTTGAGTTGGCTAAGCACTTGGCTTGCATCAGTGGTAACGTTTGTGATCAGAGAAGCACACGATGAGGCAATGGTGAGTGGCTGATTTCCTTGCAATGAGCAACTGCTAGTGGATTGTTGCACTGGGGTCGTTGCAGTAGATGTAATAACTTGTTGCATCCCATGTGGTGCAGCAATTACTTGAGGCACCACCTGTGGCTGGGATGGTTTGGCGGCTTCTGCTACTGCAGCATTAGGAACAGACATTCCTAATGGAGGTTCTGCCATAGGCCGTGGTGACTCCTGAACTGGTGGCAAGGTCTCCTGCTGCAACGACACCACATGGCTAGGCAGAGGAGACGGCGCAGGAGCCATGATGTGCGGCGTTGTGGGTACTTGTACCTGGATTGTAGTATCGACAGTATGCTTGGGCAGGTCAATAGCATCAGTGGTCATCATGGCAGCAGGCATTACGGTGCTTTGACTTGCAGAAGTGGAGGTCGGCACAGCAGATTGGACACTGCCCATCGTCTTAACTGCATAAGGAACATTTGAGGAAACCGCTGCTCCTTTCAAAGCCTTTGCATAGTCCTTCAAGGGGCGAACCATTGATGGCATTGGCTTGGAAGCAAGCATAGGAGTGTTCTTGGCAACAGTGGCACCTACAGGTGTTGAGGGGATTACAGCAGGTGCTTTTGCGACTATCGTAGTGGGAGCTTTGGAAACCAGAACTGGTGGTGCTTTACAAACTGTCCCTGGCTGCGTTCTTGTGATAATTGCGTGTGGTGGTGCCTTCGAAACTGGCACAGGTGGAACCTTGGGAGCGGCTACGGTGTGGGTCTTGGTCACTGGTGCTGCAGCCCCTTTTGCTGCTGGAACAGCCACGGGGACCACTTTAGGCAGAGCTAATGTTGTTGATGCCTTGGAGAGCACCGGAACTGTTGCTTTAGGAGAAACTACAGATGCTGCCTTTGGGACTGCCACTGGCATTACAGCTTTGGGGACCGATACCGACTTGGCTGGTGTGGCAGGAGTCATTGGCACACCCTTCACAGACCGCATAGACACTTTTACAGGGACAGCCTTCTTGCTCGAAAACTTTGGCCTCTTGATCTGGTACCGCAGAAATCGCTTCAGAGGCGTGGTCTGAAGTCGGGCTTCAAATTCAGTGGCCACCCTTTGATATGCTGGACCCTGCGGCAGGTTTAGCTTTGACAGGGGCGACTTGGGTGCTGCGGCCCCGTCTGTCCATAGGTAAGCCCTTTTTGACTCGTCGTCTAGTGAAATGTTGGGCAGGGACAAGACGGGCACAACTCGGAGGCCACTTTTCTTGTTCACCAGGTTATTCGGTGCACTCCCCGAGAGTTTGTCAAAGCGCTCCAGCACAACGCGCAGTGTCTGCAAGCACCCACCACCAGTCGGTGCAGGAGTGGCAAATCCTTCCTTTTTCTTGTGCGACACTTTTTTCTGacttttctttttaactttgGGCATCCCTACTTGTAACGAATCGTGTGCTTTCTCTTCTTGCAGAGGTGGCCCTAAGTCTGTGGGGTCAAGGTCCATCGGCTCCAAGCCCATCGTTTCCAGTTCAGTTGCGTCGAGCTCGGTGGAGTCTAGCCCTGCATCCTCCAGGCCAGCCGAGTCGAGCCCTGTCGGACAAAGCTCCATTGGGCCTAGCTCAGCGGAATCGAGCTCCGTTGCACCGAGCCTTGTCAGACCAAGCTCTGCTGAGCCAAGACCACTCATCTCCAGACCTGCAGACTCTGCGAGACCTGTCAAGCCAAACTCTGCAGCAGCATTTTCTACTAAGTGAACTTCCTTCTTATGCTTTCtcgagctttttttctttttttttcgcgacgaCTTGCATTTAGCATTTGCTCTTCGCTTGTCCCTGCGTTTGACCGGCAGCCCTGCGCTATCCAAGACCTTCTTAATGTGCAGCTGAGCTCTTCGTCTTGCCTCGTCATCGCTCTCTTCCTCCTCCGAGGCCGAGTCCGTCTCGCTGTCGGCACTGCCACAGTATTCTTGAGGCGTCCTGCGGCTACGCTCGTTAGACCTCCGGTTCCGTAGCGCTGCTCGTCGGCTTTCAAAGCATTCCAAGTACCAGCGCCAGTCGGAACAGAGGTTAACACACCTCGGACGCACACACTCGAGAACAGTCACAAAGTCTTTGAGAAGCCTGTAGGGGACCCCATTCATCTGCTGGTTGAGAATTGGGTGCCAGTAGTCCATTTCGTATTCAGGCCTTCCGTCGGCCAGGGCAGGACTTGTCTTCTGCTGCACGGGCTCATCGCTGCAACGGCCACCGCAACGGCACGCCCGACCATCCGCAACGTCCTCGAGTTTGGGGCCTGCCCCTTGCTCGTGGGGTGAGCTAGGCTGGCCGCTGATGTTGTAGGTCGACTTGACTTCCACTTGCTCGGTGAGCGATTCGAGCTGGGCCAGCTGCTCCTCGGTGGGATCCAGGGCAAAGGCACTGAGGACGCACTCGCGCGACACTTCGGGCAAGTCGGGGAACAGGGTCGCCAGCTTGAGCAGAACGCCCGCCATGTGCACCTCCATCTCTCGAACGTTGGTCCAGTTCTCCCAGTGCATGGCGGCCTGGAGGGCGTTGATGTCCGTCGTCAGCCCACGCACGAAAAGATCCAGGTAGACTGGAATCAGCTGTCTTCcatactgcacacacacacagagagaaatgAGAAATACTGTAGATGAACAGCCGCATCAATTGCTTCGAATCAACATAGGTGCACAGCCTGCGAGCAAATAGGCCTACCTGTTTCAGATGTATCAGGACAATGAAACACACACTTATGCAGAAAATTTGGAATATGCAAGGGACATTTAGGAGAAAGAGTAAGGCTGTTTAGACTGGTCAAACATTCTTTTGAAACACTGTTTTCATTAATTTGGTGTGAAACAGTTCATTACTACAGAAGAAAGTGcaaacttctttttcttaatttcatacGAAAACTTCGGCCCAGGTACATCAATTTAACATTGCTGCTTTAGAAGTACTATTTTTCTATACTTGAGCTGTTTTGGTGTAGGAAATGTTAGTGAAAATTGGCAAGAATGGGCCTATAGTTGGTTGACAATGCAACGTAGTAGTCCTCCGCTGTTCCACGATTAACTAGACCACGGTGGATCCTGTCAAAACACAGTAAgccctcgttataacgaagccaCTTTACTCGAGTGATCGCTTTATTTTAAATTTCTCCCAGTCCTGACCCAAACACATGCACTTTAGCCCGAATTACTCAAAGCTCAGCTTAGGAGCAAAGTGGCAAGTGGTGTGTGCGCGCTCACGGCGGCATTCGGTGCAAGCTTTTCGCACCGAGAGAGCGAGCGACCCTCTCTTTCACCGGCTATGCCATCACACTGCCTGCGCACCCCTTTCCTCCATGCTATGCCTGCATGTTATCGGTGGCGAGCGGGTGCCACTTGAGGCAGCATTCAGTGCCTTTCGCACCGTGCACATGAGCAAGCAAGTCACCCTCAACCTCTCCGCTGTACGCCACCAAAGGCCAGATCCCACTCACATGTTCCCACAGGACATCGCAGAAGAGGTAGAACTGCGCACTGTTGGACGCATGGGGCAGCAGCAGACGTAATGCAGCCCGTGCCACCTGCGGCACCGCATGGCCCTGTATCCTCTGTAACTGGCACCAGAGCACCATGAGCTCGCGAGTGCAGCAGAACGGAGACGCCAGCAGGAGGTCTCGCACCAGGAACACGTGCGCGAGGGCTTCGGCCACGTCTGCACGCTCGGGGTCGTTGGCCCGTTGTGCCAGACCCCGCACCAGCTGCACCCCTTCGTGGCACGAGAACCTCGAAGTCTGAAAAGGGGCAAACAGGCGCAAGCTTATTCACAAATAGAATAATGTTTTGATAGGACTGAATTAACCAGTCATAAGGTTGTAAAACGAGCCCGAATTCGTAAACTTTACAGAAATTTCGGGAGAGCTGGCAGGTATAAAACTGGTCTTAACCCTTTCAGCGTCAACCGACTagtatgttttcacatttcggTCCCACCACACTCCTTCTGGGATTCCTTTTGTCAGATAGGAATATGATGACCATACCAGGAGAGCATTTGCCATTATCTGTGTcagtttttcatttctgcacaacCAAAAAATTAAAATGCTATGTTTGTTTTATAATATCCAAGAAAGGAACTCAATGCTGGGGTTGCTTCCCCTCTGAAAAAGCCCCTACATTGAAATGTTTGAAGACCAACTACAACTAAATTTTGGACCTCATAAAAAGCCAAATTTTGGATAGCGTAGATGTAGATAAGCCTCCGTGCAAACCTTTATGTGTGAAATAAGAGAAGATGCGTCGTGAAAAGGTCACAAAAATGATTGTTTTTCGTTCTCAAACAGAAAAAATCTCAGAGGCAATACACTAGGCTTTGTATCATAAGCGTTCACCACCAGGTACATGCGCGTAGCCCACTTAGGTGCTATTTAATGGCCTCTAAAAAGAAAATcagacaattaccagccctgcagctttgccaagattgctctTTTGTATACCCATACTACTTATGTATAGCCAATTTAGCCATACATACTACTTATCTATAACCAATTTAGGGAAAGTTGGCCGTTACAGCTCAGACCACTTATAATGTAACCGATTATAGTGCAGGAAAGGATATAACACTGCCTTTCCTGACTCCCATTTATCTTCCCATACAAACTCAATGTATACGCATACCGCTCAAAGTGCTGCTGAGCGACACACAATACCAGTTATAATGCTGTTGCTGGAATATCTTGCAGACAAGCAAGACAACGAGCACACTTCGAGAACGAGGTACGCCGGCCGAGGGGACAGCGGCGAGGGCGATGCAGTGGAATAGTAcggtgcgagagagagagggagcatcGGCACTATGTTGGCTATGCCAGTGACACATGGTCTACCTCAAACGCATGCGCGTTGTAGCTCTTCAGTTTGTGTGCAGAAGGTAAATTGTAATCTACCGATTCTTTTCAAACACAGACGAGGTCGCAAACATGTCAGAATTATCAGACAGGCCGGAAAAACTAACTTCAAAGGCAAAataaatttgttatttttttataaCTGCAGCACCGTAGAAAAATCTCTCGAGGCCACGATTGCATTTCGCATTCACCCAGCACAATGCGCATCATCACAAAGTGCAGATATTGGACGTGCAATCTTATTGACTGTGCGACGCCGTGAGTTTTAAACTGTGTTCCACAAATTCATCAGTTCGGAATGTTGTACACACTGAAGCTTTTGCCGTTCCTACCAGCATATGCGTGCATACAAAATTGTGCAATACATGTTCGGATACTAGCCAGCCGATTGCCCACAAACCCCACTTCACATGCACCGCTGACGGTGAAGCCTGTGCACGTGGATCTTATGCCAGATTAAAGTGCATGGGCACGAGCCTATATCAAGGGCAGGTTTCAGTTTGGTTAAGAGTCAATGAAATGCTTCACAGTGGCTGTATGGGCAACTGGAAAATGGAGTTACGACCTCTCTAACAAAAGCAAGGGCACGACCTAAGGTCCTATGCTTCGATTCCCCCAACACACAGGACCACTTAAGTCTACATGTTTTGCCTGCACCCACAGCCATTAATAAATGTTGTGGTTGTATAGTGTGGTACGACTTATAATACAGACATTCTAGACTCTGCTGACTTACATTATAAGTGGTCTAGGCTGTAGCCtgaaatgcacacacacactccCACATGCACTGGGCTACAGCATCTCACCTCGGTGCAAAGTTCTTCGATCCTTCGCTGCCGGTAGAGGACGCAGAGCAGGTGTTCGAGAAAGGCCTGCCCGCCAACACCCACCCGCACCACTTCCATGCCCGTCTGCCGCCGCTCTTCATTGCGCTGCTCCTGCTCCTGCTGCGCGAGGATAGACAGCCGTTCTCGGCAGATCCTCTCGACCACGTCATACTTCTGCCAGAACCGCAAGCACTCCAGACGGCACAGAAGATCTTCGGAGTCACAGGCTTTCAAGGCTGATCAAGagagaagtaaaagaaaaagagagcaaCGTTAAACAGAGAGCTTGTAGTTAGCACACAGCAGTTAAAGAGAAAGCAGTGCAGACTGTCATATAAAAGAGAATATTAGTCGAGATACACTGGAACCTCATTATAACAAAATATGATATCACAAAATAGTGGAtgtaacaaaaaatgaaattccccttgaaatctgTATAGAGATCCATGCATTCAAAACCTTATTTTAACGAAGTGAAATTGTCCGGCCAATGGATACAAGAAACTAAATTCATCTCCAAAACCAAAAGCTACCCGACCATTGCAGTCCGAGTAAAGTAGCCAACCATTTATTCAGACCTCACGGGgtctgcgaaaatgtccgaataaacaggtgtccgaaaaagcagattaagaaaaaaaaaaatcctttatttccacacacTTATTTGGgttcggcagtaggcttgaagaaattgtgaatgtgctgttgcacgctgttccgtttacgcgcaatcagataggCCTGAATCCCGGAGAGGGTCATACGGTCACTACAtgtataggcggctgaaagcacagtcactgcttgta
This window contains:
- the LOC135916227 gene encoding uncharacterized protein isoform X3; its protein translation is MEHSLPQKSTRQWEQPEGGRPCAAFQQFVRDVEDQDGLAATDPGQRALTLTSCWVSLRTWREALPLQDAARMLSVETMRFINGPSNKNTPLVSKTQLRFAITECKTQLSATLAPFLTVCEFLERTSQRRGGDPLMRRLLDATASKPLPEALKACDSEDLLCRLECLRFWQKYDVVERICRERLSILAQQEQEQRNEERRQTGMEVVRVGVGGQAFLEHLLCVLYRQRRIEELCTETSRFSCHEGVQLVRGLAQRANDPERADVAEALAHVFLVRDLLLASPFCCTRELMVLWCQLQRIQGHAVPQVARAALRLLLPHASNSAQFYLFCDVLWEHYGRQLIPVYLDLFVRGLTTDINALQAAMHWENWTNVREMEVHMAGVLLKLATLFPDLPEVSRECVLSAFALDPTEEQLAQLESLTEQVEVKSTYNISGQPSSPHEQGAGPKLEDVADGRACRCGGRCSDEPVQQKTSPALADGRPEYEMDYWHPILNQQMNGVPYRLLKDFVTVLECVRPRCVNLCSDWRWYLECFESRRAALRNRRSNERSRRTPQEYCGSADSETDSASEEEESDDEARRRAQLHIKKVLDSAGLPVKRRDKRRANAKCKSSRKKKKKSSRKHKKEVHLVENAAAEFGLTGLAESAGLEMSGLGSAELGLTRLGATELDSAELGPMELCPTGLDSAGLEDAGLDSTELDATELETMGLEPMDLDPTDLGPPLQEEKAHDSLQVGMPKVKKKSQKKVSHKKKEGFATPAPTGGGCLQTLRVVLERFDKLSGSAPNNLVNKKSGLRVVPVLSLPNISLDDESKRAYLWTDGAAAPKSPLSKLNLPQGPAYQRVATEFEARLQTTPLKRFLRYQIKRPKFSSKKAVPVKVSMRSVKGVPMTPATPAKSVSVPKAVMPVAVPKAASVVSPKATVPVLSKASTTLALPKVVPVAVPAAKGAAAPVTKTHTVAAPKVPPVPVSKAPPHAIITRTQPGTVCKAPPVLVSKAPTTIVAKAPAVIPSTPVGATVAKNTPMLASKPMPSMVRPLKDYAKALKGAAVSSNVPYAVKTMGSVQSAVPTSTSASQSTVMPAAMMTTDAIDLPKHTVDTTIQVQVPTTPHIMAPAPSPLPSHVVSLQQETLPPVQESPRPMAEPPLGMSVPNAAVAEAAKPSQPQVVPQVIAAPHGMQQVITSTATTPVQQSTSSCSLQGNQPLTIASSCASLITNVTTDASQVLSQLKQGQATVLRLPIYSRALQQQVGQAGVKTDSPGVCMLPMKILNAAMLSGQEKVLNVGNQKIAINALPGLLAASTSGSTSVSGTVVSSAAPNMVSAKIVPTMVGAQNMQAMHQLQQLVRLNTLPGTMAQMNAAGGATVLSADQLGGQAGLTNITALTLPLQGGLVGGRIIAGKIMIPVNSLLQQGSTLSAGGMPVIILKNQPAQAKIVTDAANLAQQVQQQVQQQVQQQVQQQAQIQQSLQAQQQVQQLQQQMRQQQQQQQQQQQQQQQQQQQQQQQQQQQQQQQQQQQQQQQVQQVQLQHLQPNGTAVVSNANTAALSVMDGTSTVVVSAATTSVSAVSTAGGVPSATAVKKTWMPIRSKPGAMEYRKACNMPPVKVTKAKLLAPVSSQQQMPIGYTSPQATVSVTGTTRVLAQSVCKTLPIANLSGVTHLTMPTMQMGVPMAVVTPSSVAGQITMPVTQKVVTRQVTVPLARLLQKPTPNACKPTEAAVSALQPQSIAASVAQTPQTASAVQTVLASVQSTASATPCIVSTQASMPVAPAEEDVQKPTVPVAVTKSPPTVVPTTKTVTTTAVSAVNQRTGIHLPFPEDLVDPSPSGATYVPVNSAELMPTGRSEKQKEDEESAKAYYRRKKAAMAQKARLAAQPKPQPLSQSMSKSLTAICDAVRCSLLVTDDEKNKVDAEATIRECQVYELDYSSDDSSDCSVEDLYEEKALLRRLQHEDELNSILYVSDSVASEPDCDPYQWSSQSSLLLEQLNSDGDARDTMTPSSVGESIFESGSSLSKKLAMKAKISSSSGGNCQENGLQSPSRFTCDRCNRGFFSAYNLRRHQKNVHKMVFKSLHVPSHGSRDTPSPQQRVMVTKQPSRNTATPQPYKTPKHSPQPPKRTLFDVTEDDENSSPEKVFCAQSVDEDQRLSFESPGLPSDSEESALYGIKDEPSDPGISSLICDNASFNVIPQVPQVFFSRKEDNQRELSLSDVVTGSAKQLAPKSLVSKQVKSHDSPELSKNLDPADILESLEVAKMSAWTSTRGPLVNRGGGATAGSMDCDDEVNEVMEAEAGLESLLGKEAGANHGGDAQDDIDDIQPTVQHMGMTDIKDEEGQGSQEPWNAVDQAALLEGIKAVESLGEYGTDSLDFFVAPRNVMSIQDQEGLLSFADGSPHIDEEDAGDMSEESDGAGTAALTNEKLMEPRVEEGEEKPCTSHCRTRSREASVKRSCPCCEDSSPKKRLTRSSSSSGKTRSATKKVRTR